From Microbacterium pseudoresistens, the proteins below share one genomic window:
- a CDS encoding ABC transporter permease: MTARIPAWLAVPAGIGALLLVLPFAALLARLDWAGVPAAIMAPEALQALGLSLVTAAIATGLCILLGVPLALVIARSPAWLAAILRTLATLPLVLPPLVGGIALLALLGRNGMFGDVLEVMGIRIPFTTTAVVIAQAFVALPFLVISVEGTMRTIGTGHEQVAASLGASRFTTFRRVTLPLAGSGLVAGTVLCFARALGEFGATALFAGNAAGVTRTMPLAIYTAFNGAGVRQDTAIALSLMLIVVAVAVLVLMRGWRADSMR, from the coding sequence ATGACCGCTCGCATCCCCGCCTGGCTGGCCGTGCCCGCCGGCATCGGCGCACTGCTTCTCGTGCTGCCGTTCGCCGCGCTTCTCGCACGACTGGACTGGGCGGGGGTGCCCGCGGCCATCATGGCTCCCGAGGCTCTGCAGGCTCTCGGGCTGTCGCTGGTCACCGCCGCCATCGCCACCGGCCTGTGCATCCTGCTCGGCGTTCCGCTGGCCCTGGTGATCGCGCGCAGCCCCGCATGGCTCGCGGCGATCCTGCGCACCCTGGCCACCCTCCCGCTCGTGCTCCCTCCTCTCGTGGGCGGCATCGCCCTGCTGGCGCTGCTGGGCCGCAACGGCATGTTCGGCGACGTGCTGGAGGTGATGGGCATCCGCATCCCGTTCACGACCACCGCCGTCGTGATCGCCCAGGCGTTCGTCGCCCTGCCCTTCCTCGTGATCTCCGTCGAGGGCACGATGCGCACGATCGGCACGGGCCACGAGCAAGTGGCCGCGAGCCTGGGCGCCAGCCGCTTCACGACCTTCCGGCGCGTGACCCTGCCGCTCGCCGGTTCCGGCCTGGTGGCGGGAACCGTGCTGTGCTTCGCGCGCGCGCTCGGCGAGTTCGGCGCCACGGCCCTGTTCGCCGGAAACGCCGCCGGTGTCACCCGCACCATGCCGCTGGCCATCTACACCGCCTTCAACGGCGCCGGCGTGCGGCAGGACACGGCGATCGCCCTCTCGCTCATGCTCATCGTCGTCGCGGTGGCCGTGCTCGTGCTCATGCGCGGCTGGCGAGCGGATTCGATGCGATGA
- the modA gene encoding molybdate ABC transporter substrate-binding protein encodes MTTPLRRRTAASILLAAAAAAGIALTGCAGAEPAPGSTSAPTETAADTLTGELTIFAAASLGGAFDELSAAFTAEHPDVVIKPITYDGSSTLATQLLEGAEADVFASADEKNMDKVDGLAADPQAFATNVLEIAVAPGNPTDVTGLADLADPARLVVVCAPEVPCGNASHTLLDADGVALTPVSEEQNVTAVLAKVKSGEADAGLVYRTDVTAGGDEVEGVEIDGAERATNVYPLTVLKASKNPDAAKAFVEFVLSDKGQSVLADFGFGAP; translated from the coding sequence GTGACCACGCCCCTTCGCCGCCGCACCGCGGCTTCGATCCTGCTCGCCGCGGCCGCCGCGGCCGGCATCGCCCTCACCGGATGCGCGGGCGCCGAGCCCGCGCCCGGGAGCACTTCCGCCCCCACGGAAACCGCCGCGGACACCCTTACGGGCGAGCTGACCATCTTCGCCGCCGCCTCGCTGGGCGGCGCATTCGACGAGCTGTCGGCCGCGTTCACCGCGGAGCACCCCGATGTCGTGATCAAGCCGATCACCTACGACGGCTCCTCGACGCTGGCCACCCAATTGCTCGAGGGCGCGGAGGCGGATGTCTTCGCCTCGGCCGACGAGAAGAACATGGACAAGGTCGATGGCCTTGCCGCCGACCCGCAGGCGTTCGCCACCAACGTGCTGGAGATCGCGGTCGCCCCCGGCAACCCGACGGACGTCACCGGCCTCGCCGACCTGGCCGACCCGGCCAGGCTCGTCGTCGTCTGCGCCCCCGAGGTGCCCTGCGGCAACGCCTCGCACACGCTGCTCGATGCCGACGGCGTGGCGCTGACCCCCGTCAGCGAGGAGCAGAACGTCACCGCCGTGCTCGCCAAGGTCAAGTCGGGCGAGGCCGATGCCGGTCTCGTGTACCGCACCGATGTGACCGCCGGCGGCGACGAGGTCGAGGGTGTGGAGATCGACGGCGCCGAGCGCGCGACCAACGTGTATCCGCTCACCGTGCTGAAGGCGTCGAAGAACCCGGATGCCGCCAAGGCGTTCGTCGAGTTCGTCCTGTCCGACAAGGGGCAGTCGGTGCTCGCCGACTTCGGCTTCGGCGCTCCCTGA
- a CDS encoding TOBE domain-containing protein produces MTHFRISEAANLLGVSDDTVRRWVHDDILTVSQDASGRQVVDGAELAAHAKTLASETSDLGDVRRSARNRFVGLVTRVEIDGIMAQVELQCGPHRVVSLMSAEAARELRLDVGSKGVAVVKATMVILETEREQHS; encoded by the coding sequence ATGACGCACTTTCGGATCAGCGAGGCGGCGAACCTGCTCGGCGTGAGCGATGACACCGTCCGACGATGGGTACACGACGACATCCTCACCGTCTCGCAGGACGCCTCAGGACGCCAGGTCGTGGACGGCGCAGAACTCGCCGCCCACGCGAAGACCCTCGCTTCCGAGACCTCCGATCTCGGCGACGTGCGCCGAAGCGCACGCAATCGCTTCGTCGGACTCGTCACCCGGGTCGAGATCGACGGCATCATGGCCCAGGTCGAGCTGCAGTGCGGCCCGCACCGGGTCGTGTCGCTGATGTCGGCCGAAGCCGCCCGCGAGCTCAGACTCGATGTCGGCTCGAAGGGCGTCGCCGTGGTCAAAGCGACCATGGTCATCCTGGAAACCGAAAGAGAACAGCACTCGTGA
- a CDS encoding nucleoside deaminase, with product MNTIGLTSTDSPADGSQTAGQTPAEYLARAVALATDNVRNAGGPFGAVVVAADGRVFEGVNRVTANLDPSAHAEVSAIRNACQGLGTFDLSGAVLYTSCEPCPMCLATSLWARIDKVYFAADRNDAAAAGFDDAVFYRYFEGDASDREIMPVAREELPPVQRVEPFTEWNDTVGRTDY from the coding sequence ATGAACACCATCGGCCTCACCTCCACCGACAGCCCCGCTGACGGTTCGCAGACCGCCGGGCAGACGCCGGCCGAGTACCTCGCCCGCGCCGTCGCCCTCGCGACCGACAACGTCCGCAACGCGGGCGGCCCGTTCGGCGCCGTCGTCGTGGCCGCCGACGGCCGCGTCTTCGAGGGCGTCAACCGCGTCACCGCGAACCTCGACCCCTCCGCTCACGCCGAGGTCAGCGCGATCCGCAACGCCTGCCAGGGTCTGGGGACGTTCGACCTCAGCGGTGCTGTGCTCTATACGAGCTGCGAGCCCTGCCCGATGTGCCTGGCGACCTCGCTCTGGGCCCGCATCGACAAGGTGTACTTCGCCGCCGACCGCAACGATGCCGCTGCCGCCGGATTCGATGACGCCGTCTTCTACCGCTACTTCGAGGGCGACGCCTCCGACCGCGAGATCATGCCGGTCGCGCGCGAGGAGCTCCCCCCGGTGCAGCGCGTCGAGCCGTTCACCGAGTGGAACGACACCGTCGGTCGCACCGACTACTGA
- a CDS encoding NCS2 family permease: MSQTAEIREDAEIPDNAPQTRGIDRFFEITKRGSTIPQEIRGGLVTFFAMAYIVILNPIILSGGTDVAGNALDFAQVGAVTGLTAGVMTVLMGLVARVPFALAAGLGINSFLAVSVVGDVTWPEAMGLVMINGVLIVLLGATGIRTAIFHAVPQALKAAITVGIGLFIAFIGMVDAGFVNRTPAGPPVQLGDGGSLNSVPTLIFVGTLVLMGVLLARKVPGAILIGIIAGTVVSVIVEAVMKLGALDPEGSNPGGWHMTVPELPTQWLSIPDFSLVGQFDLFGSFGRIGALAAVMLVFTLLFTNFFDAMGAMTGLAREAGIARKDATFPRLRSAFVVEGAGAVMGGGTSSSSATVFIDSAAGIAEGARTGLASLVTGALFLLSMFLTPLTAIVPIEVAAAALVVVGALMMSQIREIKFNKFAVAMPAFLTIVTMPLTYSIANGIGAGFIAWALVNALAGRAKKVHWLLWVVALGFAVYFARGPIETLLAG, translated from the coding sequence ATGTCTCAGACCGCCGAGATCCGCGAGGACGCGGAAATCCCCGATAACGCGCCGCAGACGCGCGGAATCGATCGATTCTTCGAGATCACGAAGCGGGGATCCACGATCCCGCAGGAGATCCGCGGAGGACTGGTCACCTTCTTCGCGATGGCGTACATCGTCATCCTCAACCCCATCATCCTCTCCGGGGGAACCGACGTCGCAGGCAACGCCCTCGACTTCGCGCAGGTCGGCGCCGTCACCGGTCTGACCGCCGGTGTCATGACCGTGCTCATGGGCCTCGTCGCCCGCGTGCCGTTCGCTCTGGCCGCCGGCCTCGGCATCAACTCGTTCCTCGCCGTCTCCGTGGTGGGCGACGTGACCTGGCCCGAAGCCATGGGCCTGGTGATGATCAACGGCGTCCTGATCGTGCTGCTCGGTGCCACCGGCATCCGCACCGCGATCTTCCACGCCGTGCCGCAGGCGCTGAAGGCGGCCATCACGGTCGGCATCGGCCTGTTCATCGCCTTCATCGGAATGGTCGACGCCGGCTTCGTCAACCGCACCCCGGCCGGTCCGCCGGTGCAGCTGGGCGACGGCGGATCGCTGAACTCGGTCCCGACCCTCATCTTCGTCGGCACGCTCGTGCTGATGGGCGTGCTGCTGGCCCGCAAGGTTCCCGGCGCCATCCTCATCGGCATCATCGCCGGCACCGTGGTCTCGGTCATCGTCGAGGCCGTCATGAAGCTCGGCGCGCTCGACCCCGAGGGCAGCAACCCCGGCGGATGGCACATGACCGTGCCGGAGCTGCCCACGCAGTGGCTGAGCATCCCCGACTTCTCGCTGGTGGGTCAGTTCGACCTGTTCGGCTCGTTCGGCCGCATCGGCGCGCTGGCCGCCGTGATGCTCGTCTTCACCCTGCTGTTCACGAACTTCTTCGACGCCATGGGCGCCATGACCGGGCTCGCCCGAGAGGCCGGCATCGCCCGCAAGGACGCGACCTTCCCGCGTCTGCGCAGCGCCTTCGTCGTCGAAGGCGCCGGCGCCGTCATGGGCGGTGGCACGTCGAGCTCGTCTGCGACGGTCTTCATCGACAGTGCCGCCGGAATCGCGGAGGGCGCCCGCACGGGCCTCGCCTCGCTGGTCACCGGTGCTCTCTTCCTGCTGTCGATGTTCCTCACGCCGCTGACGGCCATCGTTCCGATCGAGGTCGCCGCCGCCGCGCTGGTCGTGGTGGGTGCGCTGATGATGTCGCAGATCCGCGAGATCAAGTTCAACAAGTTCGCCGTCGCCATGCCCGCGTTCCTCACGATCGTGACCATGCCGCTGACGTATTCGATCGCCAACGGCATCGGCGCGGGCTTCATCGCCTGGGCCCTCGTCAACGCCCTCGCCGGCCGTGCCAAGAAGGTGCACTGGCTGCTGTGGGTCGTCGCCCTCGGCTTCGCGGTGTACTTCGCGCGCGGCCCGATCGAGACGCTGCTGGCCGGCTGA
- a CDS encoding MFS transporter: MASRTTPSSNDRSGGDPVPGSVWRAPGIPALVGMVVAGFAGYSLLMPVAPLWAVRGGADEAGAGFVTGVFMLFTVLVQLCVPAVLRRFGWTPVLITGLALLGLPSPLHLVSGELWWILLISAVRGAGFAVLTVCGASAVAELVEPARRGRAIGVFGLGIAAPQVLLLPAAPWLAEHLGFWFVFALGAVPVLGIAAAVPLGRRLDGLPPHPDPAQEAHHGVRRYLGLIPPMFVLLGVTLAGGALITFVPQLSVPAVVVTVGLLLLTGLAALTRWGIGHLADRWGAQRLLWPFVIVTAGGMALTASAVLDQPDTWRLLGGMALVGIGYGALQNLTLAASFSAVARRDQVVASAVWNIGFDTGTGVGAVVVGMIASALSLSPALLIAAGLSLLTLPLAFIRTDRPGAH, encoded by the coding sequence ATGGCTTCCCGCACGACCCCCTCTTCGAACGACCGCTCGGGCGGTGACCCGGTACCGGGATCGGTGTGGCGCGCGCCCGGGATACCGGCCCTCGTCGGCATGGTCGTGGCCGGATTCGCCGGCTATTCGCTGCTGATGCCCGTCGCGCCGTTGTGGGCGGTACGCGGCGGCGCCGACGAGGCCGGTGCCGGGTTCGTCACCGGGGTCTTCATGCTGTTCACGGTGCTGGTGCAGCTGTGCGTGCCCGCCGTGCTTCGCCGCTTCGGCTGGACGCCGGTGCTCATCACCGGTCTCGCCCTGCTGGGGCTGCCGTCGCCGCTGCACCTCGTCTCGGGCGAGCTGTGGTGGATCCTGCTCATCTCGGCCGTCCGCGGAGCGGGCTTCGCCGTGCTCACGGTGTGCGGAGCGAGTGCGGTCGCCGAGCTCGTCGAGCCCGCCCGCCGGGGGCGTGCGATCGGCGTCTTCGGGCTCGGGATCGCCGCGCCGCAGGTGCTGCTGCTGCCGGCGGCGCCATGGCTGGCAGAACACCTCGGCTTCTGGTTCGTCTTCGCGCTGGGGGCCGTGCCCGTTCTGGGCATCGCCGCCGCGGTGCCGCTGGGTCGTCGGCTGGATGGGCTGCCGCCGCATCCGGACCCCGCCCAGGAGGCGCATCACGGCGTGCGCCGATACCTGGGGCTGATCCCGCCCATGTTCGTGCTGCTGGGGGTGACGCTGGCCGGGGGCGCGCTCATCACCTTCGTGCCGCAGCTGTCCGTACCCGCCGTCGTCGTCACGGTGGGCCTGCTGCTGCTCACGGGTCTCGCCGCCCTCACGCGGTGGGGCATCGGCCACCTCGCCGATCGCTGGGGTGCTCAGCGGCTGCTGTGGCCGTTCGTCATCGTGACGGCCGGGGGGATGGCGTTGACGGCATCCGCCGTGCTCGATCAACCGGATACATGGCGACTGCTCGGCGGTATGGCTCTGGTAGGCATCGGATACGGCGCGCTGCAGAACCTCACGCTCGCGGCGTCGTTCTCGGCCGTCGCGCGGCGCGATCAGGTTGTCGCGAGCGCGGTGTGGAACATCGGCTTCGACACCGGCACCGGCGTCGGCGCCGTCGTGGTGGGGATGATCGCCTCGGCGCTGTCGCTCTCGCCGGCGCTGCTGATCGCGGCGGGCCTGTCGCTGCTCACCCTGCCGCTCGCCTTCATCCGCACCGATCGCCCCGGCGCGCACTGA
- a CDS encoding SDR family NAD(P)-dependent oxidoreductase has translation MSGDSDPEAPETARPSAIVTGAGTGIGRAVARALLADGFGVTFAGRRPEPLQEAASPDAGANDDALHPNALVVPTDVTDPDAVERLMAQHVARFGRLDVLFNNAGMSGPGVDVGDLDPAEWLQVLAVNVTGSVLCAGAAFRQMRAQDPQGGRIIDNGSIAAQTPRPRSVAYATTKHAIAGLTKSIELDGRPHGITATQLDIGNARTELLDGLVAGGALQADGSVRPEPTMDVAHVAGLVVRLARLPLDVSVPHLTVTAAAMPFLGRG, from the coding sequence GTGAGCGGGGATTCCGACCCCGAGGCCCCTGAGACCGCCCGCCCGAGCGCGATCGTGACCGGCGCCGGCACCGGCATCGGCCGCGCGGTCGCCCGCGCCCTGCTCGCCGACGGCTTCGGCGTGACCTTCGCGGGCCGCCGCCCAGAGCCACTGCAGGAGGCCGCCTCCCCCGATGCGGGCGCGAACGACGATGCGCTGCATCCGAACGCCCTCGTCGTTCCCACCGATGTCACCGATCCGGATGCCGTCGAACGGCTGATGGCGCAGCACGTCGCCCGCTTCGGACGTCTCGACGTGCTGTTCAACAATGCGGGGATGTCGGGCCCTGGCGTCGACGTCGGCGATCTCGACCCCGCCGAGTGGCTGCAGGTGCTCGCCGTCAACGTCACCGGCTCGGTGCTGTGCGCCGGCGCTGCGTTCCGGCAGATGCGCGCACAGGATCCGCAGGGCGGGCGCATCATCGACAACGGCTCGATCGCGGCGCAGACCCCGCGTCCGCGCTCGGTGGCGTACGCGACCACGAAGCACGCGATCGCCGGTCTCACCAAATCGATCGAGCTCGACGGCAGGCCCCACGGCATCACGGCCACGCAGCTCGACATCGGCAACGCCCGCACCGAGCTGCTCGACGGCCTGGTCGCCGGCGGCGCCCTGCAGGCCGACGGCTCGGTGCGCCCGGAGCCGACGATGGACGTCGCGCACGTCGCCGGTCTCGTCGTGCGTCTGGCCCGTCTCCCCCTCGATGTCAGCGTGCCCCACCTCACTGTCACCGCCGCGGCCATGCCCTTCCTCGGCCGCGGCTGA
- the xdhC gene encoding xanthine dehydrogenase accessory protein XdhC, producing MDWIDALQGLRAQRSPSVIVTLAMVRGHSPRNGGAKMVVSADAVFGTVGGGNLEATAIDQARTMLARGTGEPELLTLTLSDKATTEYGVQCCGGEVTMLLEPMRVTPTVAVFGLGHVGLELARILSRQDLDLHLIDSRAEMLDPARIGVLDDAVARVRPIHAPVPESALADLAEGAHVLVMTHDHVEDLAVVDQALRTPGLASIGLIGSASKWARFRKKLHELGHDDEALTRVTTPIGVPEVSGKQPAAIAVSVAARILQLIEEHAAVEVPVS from the coding sequence ATGGACTGGATCGACGCACTGCAGGGGCTGCGCGCGCAGCGCAGCCCCTCAGTGATCGTCACCCTGGCGATGGTGCGCGGGCATTCGCCGCGCAACGGCGGGGCGAAGATGGTCGTGTCCGCGGATGCCGTGTTCGGCACGGTGGGCGGCGGGAACCTCGAGGCGACCGCGATCGATCAGGCCAGGACGATGCTCGCCCGGGGCACCGGCGAGCCCGAGCTGCTCACGCTCACCCTGAGCGACAAGGCCACGACCGAGTACGGTGTGCAGTGTTGCGGAGGAGAGGTCACGATGCTGTTGGAGCCGATGCGGGTCACCCCGACCGTCGCCGTGTTCGGACTGGGGCATGTGGGTCTCGAGCTCGCGCGCATCCTTTCCCGTCAGGATCTCGACCTGCACCTCATCGACTCGCGCGCCGAGATGCTCGACCCGGCGCGCATCGGCGTGCTCGACGACGCCGTCGCCCGGGTGCGCCCGATCCACGCCCCCGTGCCCGAGTCGGCCCTGGCCGATCTCGCCGAGGGTGCGCACGTGCTCGTGATGACCCATGACCATGTCGAAGACCTCGCCGTGGTCGATCAGGCCCTGCGCACGCCGGGTCTCGCATCGATCGGCCTCATCGGCTCGGCCTCGAAGTGGGCGCGGTTCCGCAAGAAGCTGCACGAGCTCGGCCACGACGACGAGGCGCTGACGCGGGTGACCACCCCGATCGGCGTTCCCGAGGTGAGCGGCAAGCAGCCCGCCGCGATCGCGGTGAGCGTCGCGGCGCGCATCCTCCAGCTCATCGAGGAGCACGCGGCCGTCGAGGTCCCCGTCTCGTGA
- the xdhB gene encoding xanthine dehydrogenase molybdopterin binding subunit → MSALADRPANPIVGDPAAHESARLHVTGAAMYTDDLATQHPGTLTAWPVQSTNAHAKVRVDVSGAYEVPGVVHVLTADDVPGVNDAGIKHDEPLFPSEAMFYGHALVWVLGETQEAARKGAEKVTVEYEPLPSLITVQDAVDAESFQGIARTVARGDAAAAMVEAAHVFEGVSEFGGQEHFYLETHAAFAIRDSEGQYFVQSSTQHPSEAQEITAHVLGITSSEVTVQSLRMGGAFGGKEMQSHGFAAIAALGAKVTGRPVRVRLNRTQDITMTGKRHPFHISWKVGVDENGYLQALETVLTCDGGWSLDLSEPVLGRALCHLDNSYWIPNVHAHGRIAKTNKTSNTAFRGFGGPQGIFLIEDILGRIAPQLGIDAIELRRKNFYQPGQSTPYGQLVKDADRLETIWGQLSDEADIERRKAEIAEFNRTSPHIKRGLAMTPIKFGISFNFAAFNQAGALVHVYKDGSVLINHGGTEMGQGLHTKMLQVAATALGLRLDQVRLAPTRTDKVPNTSATAASSGADLNGGAVKNACEQIRERMAKVAGRLLGVDERDVRFSGGFVAALGKDTRLPFAEVAEAAYLQRVQLFAAGYYRTEGLHWNPEIMQGSPFKYFAYGAAASEVEVDEFTGAYRVRRVDIVHDVGDSLSPMLDIGQIEGAYVQGLGWLTLEELRWDESDGPHRGRLQTQSASTYKLPSFSEMPEQFHVRLFENAREDGAVYGSKAVGEPPFMLPFSAREAIRQAVGEFGPKGHEVILGSPATPEAVFWAVQAAQQAGTTGDAPGASEDADRVLAGV, encoded by the coding sequence ATGAGCGCTCTCGCTGACCGCCCCGCCAACCCGATCGTCGGAGACCCCGCCGCGCACGAGAGCGCTCGGTTGCACGTCACCGGCGCCGCGATGTACACCGACGACCTCGCGACCCAGCATCCGGGCACGCTGACGGCGTGGCCCGTGCAGTCCACCAACGCGCACGCCAAGGTGCGCGTGGACGTCTCCGGCGCCTACGAGGTACCAGGCGTCGTGCACGTGCTCACCGCCGACGACGTGCCGGGCGTGAACGACGCGGGCATCAAGCACGACGAGCCGCTGTTCCCGTCCGAGGCGATGTTCTACGGCCACGCCCTGGTCTGGGTGCTCGGGGAGACGCAGGAGGCGGCTCGCAAGGGCGCCGAGAAGGTCACGGTCGAGTACGAGCCGCTGCCCTCGCTGATCACGGTGCAGGATGCCGTCGACGCGGAGTCCTTCCAGGGCATCGCCCGCACGGTCGCCCGCGGCGACGCGGCGGCCGCGATGGTCGAGGCCGCGCACGTCTTCGAGGGCGTGAGCGAGTTCGGCGGCCAGGAGCACTTCTACCTCGAGACGCACGCGGCCTTCGCGATCCGCGACTCGGAGGGGCAGTACTTCGTCCAGAGTTCCACGCAGCACCCCTCCGAGGCGCAGGAGATCACCGCGCACGTGCTCGGCATCACCTCCAGCGAGGTGACCGTGCAGTCGCTGCGCATGGGCGGCGCCTTCGGCGGCAAGGAGATGCAGTCGCACGGCTTCGCCGCGATCGCCGCGCTGGGCGCCAAGGTCACCGGCCGCCCTGTGCGCGTGCGCCTGAACCGCACGCAGGACATCACGATGACCGGCAAGCGCCACCCCTTCCACATCTCGTGGAAGGTCGGCGTCGACGAGAACGGCTACCTGCAGGCGCTGGAGACGGTGCTGACCTGCGACGGCGGATGGAGCCTCGACCTGTCCGAGCCCGTGCTCGGCCGCGCTCTCTGCCACCTCGACAACTCGTACTGGATTCCCAACGTGCACGCGCACGGCCGGATCGCCAAGACGAACAAGACGTCGAACACCGCCTTCCGCGGCTTCGGCGGCCCGCAGGGCATCTTCCTCATCGAAGACATCCTGGGCCGCATCGCCCCGCAGCTGGGGATCGACGCGATCGAGCTCCGCCGCAAGAACTTCTACCAGCCCGGTCAGTCCACCCCTTACGGCCAGCTCGTGAAGGACGCCGACCGCCTGGAGACGATCTGGGGCCAGCTCTCCGACGAGGCCGACATCGAGCGCCGCAAGGCCGAGATCGCCGAGTTCAACCGCACCAGCCCGCACATCAAGCGCGGCCTGGCGATGACGCCGATCAAGTTCGGCATCTCGTTCAACTTCGCCGCCTTCAACCAGGCCGGTGCGCTCGTGCACGTCTACAAGGACGGCTCGGTGCTCATCAACCACGGCGGCACCGAGATGGGCCAGGGTCTGCACACGAAGATGCTGCAGGTGGCCGCGACCGCGCTCGGCCTGCGACTGGACCAGGTGCGCCTGGCTCCGACGCGCACCGACAAGGTGCCCAACACGTCGGCGACGGCGGCCTCGTCCGGCGCCGACCTCAACGGCGGCGCCGTCAAGAACGCGTGCGAGCAGATCCGCGAGCGCATGGCCAAGGTCGCCGGACGTCTGCTGGGCGTCGACGAGCGCGACGTGCGCTTCTCGGGCGGCTTCGTCGCAGCCCTGGGCAAGGACACCCGGCTGCCCTTCGCCGAGGTCGCCGAGGCGGCGTACCTGCAACGCGTGCAGCTGTTCGCCGCCGGGTACTACCGCACCGAGGGTCTGCACTGGAACCCGGAGATCATGCAGGGCTCGCCCTTCAAGTACTTCGCTTACGGGGCCGCGGCCAGCGAGGTCGAGGTCGACGAGTTCACCGGCGCATACCGCGTGCGCCGCGTGGACATCGTGCACGACGTGGGCGACTCTCTCTCGCCGATGCTCGACATCGGACAGATCGAGGGCGCGTACGTGCAGGGCCTCGGCTGGCTGACGCTGGAGGAGCTGCGCTGGGACGAGTCGGACGGACCGCATCGCGGCCGCCTGCAGACCCAGTCGGCGTCCACGTACAAGCTGCCCAGCTTCTCGGAGATGCCCGAGCAGTTCCACGTGCGCCTCTTCGAGAACGCCCGTGAAGACGGCGCGGTGTATGGCTCCAAGGCCGTCGGCGAGCCGCCGTTCATGCTCCCGTTCAGCGCCCGCGAGGCCATCCGCCAGGCGGTCGGCGAGTTCGGTCCGAAGGGCCACGAGGTGATCCTCGGATCCCCCGCGACCCCGGAGGCCGTGTTCTGGGCCGTGCAGGCGGCGCAGCAGGCGGGCACGACTGGCGACGCCCCCGGCGCGAGCGAGGACGCCGACCGCGTTCTCGCCGGCGTCTGA
- a CDS encoding xanthine dehydrogenase small subunit, producing the protein MNDIAVTVNGERRGLAGVPAHATALDWLRDTGLSGSKEGCAEGECGACAMLLATPAVDGGTSWTPVNACLVPVYALNGQEVVTAEGLGTIDDLHPVQEKLAEAGGSQCGYCTPGFACSMAGEYYREDRVAADDDACPVHDDDAHDDPEHGPNGFDLHALSGNLCRCTGYRPIRDAAYSLGAPEADDPLRQRLDKPAPVAVATDAEIDGARFIRPATLTDTLQLIHDEPDAVLVAGSTDFGVEVNIRGRRAPLVVAIEQLEELRTLEIGDDMIEIGAALPLSEVERRLAGRVPLLAQLFPQFASRLIRNRGTFGGNLGTGSPIGDTPPALLALGTRVVLASVLGEREVELSEYFTSYRQTVRAADELIRAIRIPLPLAEVTAFHKIAKRRFDDISSVAVAFALDIDDENIVTAARIGLGGVAATPLRARATEEALIGKPWNIATVQSASAILKGEGTPMSDHRASADYRSLMLGSALLKLYSTTKHSDSKEATA; encoded by the coding sequence ATGAACGACATCGCCGTCACTGTCAACGGAGAACGCCGCGGCCTCGCGGGCGTTCCCGCGCACGCCACCGCGCTCGACTGGTTGCGCGACACCGGCCTGTCCGGCAGCAAGGAGGGCTGCGCCGAAGGCGAGTGCGGCGCCTGCGCGATGCTGCTGGCCACCCCCGCCGTCGACGGCGGGACAAGCTGGACGCCCGTGAACGCGTGCCTCGTGCCCGTCTACGCGCTCAACGGCCAGGAGGTCGTCACCGCCGAGGGCCTGGGCACCATCGACGATCTGCATCCCGTGCAGGAGAAGCTCGCCGAGGCGGGCGGATCGCAGTGCGGCTACTGCACCCCCGGGTTCGCCTGCAGCATGGCGGGCGAGTACTACCGCGAAGACCGCGTCGCCGCCGATGACGACGCCTGCCCCGTGCATGACGACGACGCGCACGACGACCCCGAGCATGGCCCGAACGGGTTCGATCTGCACGCGCTCAGCGGCAACCTGTGCCGGTGCACGGGCTACCGTCCGATCCGCGATGCGGCGTACTCGCTGGGTGCCCCCGAGGCCGATGACCCACTGCGCCAGCGCCTCGACAAGCCGGCCCCGGTCGCCGTGGCCACCGACGCCGAGATCGACGGGGCGCGCTTCATCCGCCCCGCCACGCTCACCGACACCCTGCAGCTGATCCACGACGAGCCGGATGCCGTACTCGTCGCCGGCTCGACCGACTTCGGCGTCGAGGTCAACATCCGCGGCCGCCGCGCGCCGCTCGTCGTCGCCATCGAGCAGCTCGAGGAGCTGCGCACGCTGGAGATCGGCGACGACATGATCGAGATCGGCGCGGCCCTGCCGCTGTCCGAGGTCGAGCGCCGCCTCGCCGGCCGCGTGCCCCTGCTCGCGCAGCTGTTCCCGCAGTTCGCCTCTCGCCTCATCCGCAACCGCGGCACCTTCGGGGGCAACCTCGGCACCGGCTCCCCCATCGGCGACACCCCGCCGGCGCTGCTGGCCCTCGGCACGCGAGTCGTGCTGGCCTCGGTGCTCGGCGAGCGCGAGGTCGAGCTGTCGGAGTACTTCACCAGCTACCGCCAGACGGTGCGCGCGGCCGACGAGCTCATCCGCGCCATCCGCATCCCGCTGCCGCTGGCCGAGGTCACCGCGTTCCACAAGATCGCCAAGCGCCGCTTCGACGACATCTCCAGTGTCGCCGTCGCGTTTGCGCTCGACATCGACGACGAGAACATCGTCACCGCCGCCCGCATCGGGCTCGGCGGCGTCGCCGCCACCCCGCTGCGCGCCCGCGCCACCGAAGAGGCGCTGATCGGCAAGCCGTGGAACATCGCCACGGTCCAGTCCGCATCGGCCATCCTCAAGGGCGAGGGCACCCCGATGTCCGATCACCGCGCGAGCGCCGACTACCGCTCGCTCATGCTCGGCTCGGCCCTGCTCAAGCTCTACAGCACCACCAAGCACTCGGACTCGAAGGAGGCCACGGCATGA